One Sinorhizobium mexicanum genomic region harbors:
- a CDS encoding sugar-binding transcriptional regulator codes for MARRPETNNRLDDAARAGWLYYVAGRTQDEIASIMGISRQSAQRLVSLAMAERLIKVRLDHPIAACLETAARLKEKYALKHVDVVPSDPGSSSTTVGIAEAGAVEIERWLKSTDPVVLAIGTGRTLKATIDQLPSMECPQHRIVSLTGNIRLDGSAAYYNVIFSMADTIKARHFPMPLPVLVSSPEEREVLHNQSLVKLALKLGAEANAAFVGVGELGPDAPLCEDGFLAREEMAQLTAAGAAGEICGWMFDHGGDLLTGSINERVASIPLPPRDRASVIGIAKGRRKYEALRAALKGRIINGLITDETTADFLLGA; via the coding sequence ATGGCGCGCAGGCCGGAGACCAATAACAGGCTGGACGATGCTGCCCGGGCTGGCTGGCTATACTATGTCGCCGGCCGGACGCAGGACGAGATTGCCTCGATCATGGGCATCTCGCGGCAGTCGGCCCAGCGCCTCGTTTCCCTGGCCATGGCCGAGCGGCTGATCAAGGTTCGGCTCGATCATCCGATTGCTGCCTGCCTCGAGACGGCCGCCCGGCTCAAGGAAAAATATGCGCTGAAGCACGTCGATGTCGTGCCGAGCGATCCGGGTTCGAGTTCGACGACGGTCGGCATCGCCGAAGCCGGCGCGGTCGAGATCGAACGCTGGCTGAAATCGACGGACCCGGTGGTTCTGGCGATCGGCACGGGGCGCACGCTGAAGGCGACGATCGACCAGTTGCCCTCGATGGAGTGCCCGCAGCATCGCATCGTCTCGCTGACCGGCAACATCAGGCTCGATGGCTCGGCCGCCTATTACAACGTCATCTTCAGCATGGCGGACACGATCAAGGCGCGCCATTTCCCGATGCCGCTGCCGGTGCTCGTTTCGTCGCCCGAGGAGCGCGAGGTCCTTCACAACCAGAGTCTCGTCAAGCTCGCGCTCAAGCTCGGCGCGGAAGCCAATGCCGCCTTTGTCGGCGTGGGCGAACTCGGGCCGGACGCACCGCTTTGCGAGGATGGCTTCCTGGCGCGCGAGGAAATGGCGCAGTTGACGGCCGCCGGTGCCGCAGGGGAAATTTGCGGCTGGATGTTCGATCACGGGGGTGATCTGCTGACGGGCAGCATCAACGAGCGTGTCGCTTCCATTCCGCTTCCCCCGCGCGATCGGGCTTCGGTCATAGGCATTGCCAAGGGCAGGCGCAAATACGAGGCGCTCCGCGCAGCGCTCAAGGGCCGCATCATCAACGGCCTTATCACCGACGAGACCACTGCCGACTTTCTGCTCGGCGCGTGA
- a CDS encoding NAD(P)-dependent oxidoreductase, giving the protein MGTTQSGIFGGRLPLKEYEANFSDLHPPLDKHEALVASDRCYFCHDAPCMTACPTSIDIPLFIRQIATSNPIGSAKTIFDQNILGGMCARVCPTETLCEQACVRNTAEERPVEIGRLQRYATDIAMKENKQFYTRAASSGRKVAVVGAGPAGLACAHRLAVNGHDVVVYDAREKSGGLNEYGIAAYKSVDDFAQKEVDYVLSIGGIEVRQGQAIGRDFSLADLTEQYDAVFLGLGLAGVNALRIGDESAEGVQDAVDFIAALRQSKTKADIPVGRRVVVLGGGMTAIDAAVQSKLLGAEEVTICYRRGKEHMNASEFEQDLATSKGVTIRHWLQPKRIALKDGKVAGIELDYTTLDNGKLTTTGETGIIAADQIFKAIGQTFEASGLGALQMEGGRIVTDAEGRTSLDKVWAGGDCVLGGEDLTVSAVAMGRDAAESINRAFAAAQPLASAVA; this is encoded by the coding sequence ATGGGAACGACGCAATCTGGGATCTTTGGCGGCCGACTGCCGCTCAAGGAATACGAAGCCAATTTCTCCGACCTTCATCCACCGCTCGACAAACACGAGGCTCTGGTCGCTTCCGACCGCTGTTACTTCTGTCACGATGCGCCGTGCATGACGGCCTGTCCCACCTCGATCGATATCCCGTTGTTCATCCGACAGATTGCAACGAGCAATCCGATCGGTTCGGCGAAGACGATTTTCGACCAGAACATTCTCGGCGGCATGTGCGCCCGCGTCTGTCCCACCGAAACGCTTTGCGAACAAGCCTGCGTCCGCAACACGGCGGAGGAGCGGCCGGTGGAGATCGGCAGGCTGCAGCGTTACGCGACCGACATCGCGATGAAGGAGAACAAGCAGTTCTACACGCGGGCCGCTTCGTCCGGTCGAAAGGTAGCGGTGGTCGGTGCCGGACCCGCGGGGCTCGCCTGCGCCCACCGGCTCGCGGTCAACGGCCACGACGTGGTGGTCTACGATGCGCGCGAGAAATCCGGCGGACTCAATGAATACGGCATCGCCGCCTACAAGTCGGTGGACGACTTCGCCCAGAAGGAGGTCGATTACGTCCTTTCGATCGGCGGTATCGAGGTGCGCCAGGGCCAGGCAATCGGCCGCGATTTCTCGCTTGCCGACCTGACCGAGCAATATGACGCCGTCTTCCTCGGCCTCGGCCTTGCCGGCGTCAACGCGCTCCGGATCGGAGACGAGAGTGCCGAAGGCGTCCAGGACGCCGTCGATTTCATCGCCGCACTCCGCCAGTCGAAGACCAAGGCGGACATCCCGGTCGGCCGGCGAGTCGTGGTGCTCGGCGGCGGTATGACCGCAATCGACGCGGCCGTCCAGTCGAAGCTCCTCGGCGCCGAGGAAGTGACGATCTGCTACCGCCGCGGCAAGGAGCACATGAACGCCTCCGAGTTCGAGCAGGATCTGGCAACCTCCAAAGGCGTCACCATTCGCCACTGGCTGCAGCCGAAGCGCATCGCGCTGAAGGACGGCAAGGTCGCCGGCATCGAGCTCGACTACACGACGCTCGATAACGGCAAGCTGACGACGACCGGCGAAACGGGTATCATCGCCGCCGACCAGATCTTCAAGGCCATCGGCCAGACTTTCGAGGCATCAGGTCTCGGCGCGCTTCAGATGGAGGGCGGACGCATCGTCACCGATGCCGAAGGCCGCACCTCGCTCGATAAGGTCTGGGCGGGCGGCGACTGCGTTCTCGGCGGCGAGGATCTGACGGTTTCCGCCGTCGCCATGGGGCGTGACGCCGCCGAATCGATCAACCGGGCCTTCGCCGCGGCTCAGCCGCTGGCGAGCGCCGTCGCGTAA
- the preA gene encoding NAD-dependent dihydropyrimidine dehydrogenase subunit PreA, with protein MADLRNNFVGIKSPNPFWLASAPPTDKAYNVERAFKAGWGGVVWKTLGEEGPPVVNVNGPRYGAIWGADRRLLGLNNIELITDRDLYVNLREMKQVKMNWPDRALIASIMVPCEENAWKAILPLVEETGADGIELNFGCPHGMSERGMGSAVGQVPEYIEMVVRWCKQYTRMPVITKLTPNITDIRKPARAAKAGGTDAVSLINTINSITSVNLDTFSPEPSIDGRGSHGGYCGPAVKPIALNMVAEIARDPETHGLPISGIGGITTWRDAAEFLALGAGNVQVCTAAMTYGFKIVQEMISGLSDWMDAKGHRTLDDICGRAVPNVTDWQYLNLNYVAKAKIDQDACIKCGRCHIACEDTSHQAITQFVNGVRHFEVIEEECVGCNLCVNVCPVSNCITMEPLAVGTVDKRTGKPVDPNYANWTTHPNNPMARQAAE; from the coding sequence ATGGCTGATCTTCGCAACAATTTCGTCGGCATCAAATCTCCGAACCCGTTCTGGCTCGCCTCGGCGCCGCCGACGGACAAGGCCTACAACGTCGAGCGGGCCTTCAAGGCCGGCTGGGGTGGCGTCGTCTGGAAGACGCTTGGCGAGGAAGGACCGCCCGTTGTCAACGTCAACGGGCCGCGCTACGGCGCGATCTGGGGCGCCGACCGGCGCCTACTGGGCTTGAACAACATCGAGCTCATCACCGACCGCGACCTATACGTGAACCTGCGCGAGATGAAGCAGGTGAAGATGAACTGGCCCGACCGGGCGCTGATCGCATCGATCATGGTGCCCTGTGAAGAGAACGCGTGGAAAGCGATCCTGCCACTGGTCGAGGAGACCGGGGCCGACGGCATAGAACTCAACTTCGGCTGTCCGCACGGCATGTCCGAGCGCGGCATGGGCTCGGCAGTCGGCCAGGTGCCGGAATATATCGAGATGGTCGTGCGCTGGTGCAAACAGTACACCCGCATGCCGGTGATCACCAAGCTGACGCCGAACATCACCGACATCCGCAAGCCCGCCCGCGCGGCCAAGGCCGGCGGCACCGACGCCGTGTCGCTGATCAACACGATCAACTCGATCACTTCGGTCAACCTCGACACGTTCTCGCCGGAGCCCTCGATCGACGGCCGGGGCAGCCACGGCGGCTATTGCGGGCCGGCGGTGAAGCCGATCGCGCTCAACATGGTCGCCGAAATCGCGCGCGATCCGGAGACCCACGGATTGCCGATTTCGGGCATCGGCGGCATCACCACCTGGCGCGACGCGGCCGAATTCCTGGCGCTCGGCGCCGGCAATGTCCAGGTCTGCACGGCGGCGATGACCTACGGCTTCAAGATCGTCCAGGAAATGATCTCCGGCCTCTCCGACTGGATGGACGCCAAGGGCCACCGCACGCTCGACGACATCTGCGGTCGGGCCGTGCCCAACGTCACCGACTGGCAGTATCTCAATCTCAACTACGTCGCCAAGGCGAAGATCGACCAGGATGCCTGCATCAAATGCGGTCGCTGTCACATCGCCTGCGAGGATACCTCGCACCAGGCGATCACCCAGTTCGTCAACGGCGTGCGCCATTTCGAGGTGATCGAGGAGGAATGCGTCGGCTGCAATCTCTGCGTCAACGTCTGCCCCGTCTCGAACTGCATCACGATGGAGCCGCTCGCGGTCGGCACTGTCGACAAACGCACCGGCAAGCCCGTTGATCCGAACTACGCCAACTGGACGACCCATCCGAACAACCCGATGGCACGGCAAGCCGCCGAGTGA